From one Leptospiraceae bacterium genomic stretch:
- a CDS encoding DNA-binding protein — protein sequence MDPEIQTEKIVTQNKTFLVDLKKNQAGYYLKVSEWSNSKKSSIFVPAEGVDKLIEILSRFQTLIANDKE from the coding sequence ATAGATCCTGAAATCCAAACGGAAAAGATTGTGACCCAAAACAAAACTTTTCTAGTTGATTTAAAAAAGAATCAAGCAGGATATTATCTGAAAGTTTCCGAATGGTCAAATAGTAAAAAATCTTCCATCTTTGTTCCAGCGGAAGGAGTTGATAAATTGATAGAAATACTTTCAAGGTTTCAAACTCTGATTGCGAATGACAAAGAATAA
- a CDS encoding transketolase family protein, with the protein MGAITTNTNSELKATRDAYGEALAELGSENESVVVLDADLSGSTKTSVFKKKFPNRFFNMGVAEQNLVGHAAGMALTGLIPFASSFAMFLAGRAWEVVRNSVAYPNLNVKLVASHGGITLGEDGASHQIVEDFAIMRVIPGMTVICPADFNETKLVIKKIAEYKGPVYVRVGRPPIPLIQRENYQFEIGKGELLSEGKDILIVACGLLVGESIKAVEVLHAKGISATLINMATIKPIDNELILKHARICRAVVTCEEHSVIGGLGSAVSELLAEEFPVPVLKLGMKDVFGKSGTWSELLDYFGLRSEKIAALAQKAVKMKANN; encoded by the coding sequence ATGGGAGCAATCACTACTAACACAAATTCTGAACTAAAGGCAACCCGTGATGCTTACGGGGAAGCACTTGCTGAGCTGGGATCTGAAAACGAAAGCGTTGTAGTTTTGGATGCTGACCTTTCAGGTTCAACAAAAACAAGTGTTTTTAAAAAGAAATTTCCCAACAGATTTTTCAATATGGGTGTTGCGGAACAAAACTTAGTCGGTCATGCTGCTGGCATGGCTTTGACTGGATTAATTCCGTTTGCTTCTTCCTTTGCTATGTTCTTAGCGGGAAGAGCTTGGGAAGTTGTGCGCAACAGCGTTGCTTACCCCAATCTCAATGTTAAGTTAGTTGCCTCCCATGGGGGAATTACTCTTGGCGAAGATGGGGCTTCTCATCAAATCGTTGAGGATTTTGCCATTATGCGCGTGATTCCGGGGATGACAGTGATTTGCCCCGCTGACTTCAACGAAACAAAGCTTGTCATAAAGAAAATTGCTGAATACAAAGGTCCTGTTTACGTTCGGGTTGGTCGTCCTCCGATTCCTCTCATTCAAAGAGAAAATTACCAATTTGAAATTGGAAAAGGGGAGCTTCTTTCTGAAGGAAAGGATATTCTGATTGTTGCCTGTGGTCTTTTAGTTGGTGAGTCTATCAAGGCAGTAGAGGTTTTGCATGCAAAGGGAATTTCTGCTACCTTAATTAATATGGCTACGATAAAACCTATTGACAATGAGTTAATTTTAAAACATGCTAGAATTTGTCGTGCAGTAGTGACCTGCGAAGAGCATAGTGTAATTGGTGGCTTAGGATCTGCTGTCAGTGAACTTCTAGCAGAAGAATTCCCTGTTCCTGTATTAAAATTGGGAATGAAAGACGTTTTTGGAAAATCAGGGACATGGAGCGAACTATTGGATTACTTTGGCCTTCGGTCAGAGAAGATTGCTGCACTTGCCCAAAAAGCAGTTAAGATGAAGGCTAATAACTAA
- a CDS encoding endoflagellar filament sheath protein, producing MKFKNIVMMVLMAVLGLPSLYAQETKTAPAAANNSGGGGAAIEPLERVTLEDFEESEDWRAKSTTPLGQTKVLKMIQRGIIKDVFDEKSVPDKKDDKGQYVPVAEDQKDRIGANHILGVKTFFAEKGFDRVELSPPHEYIIKGKARQISVWVLGRKFRHTLFAKFRDYKGNTHNIRLGRLDFFGWRKLTAPIPGYVPQSTRYSLLDKNIHFVSLFVASDVHEVAGDFYFYVDDLEVRSDKYDMIYPGFEIKDNW from the coding sequence ATGAAGTTTAAAAATATTGTTATGATGGTGTTGATGGCTGTGCTAGGTTTACCATCTCTATATGCACAGGAAACAAAGACAGCTCCGGCTGCTGCTAATAATAGTGGTGGCGGTGGTGCGGCGATTGAGCCTTTGGAAAGAGTTACGCTCGAAGACTTCGAAGAATCCGAAGACTGGAGAGCGAAGTCAACTACTCCTCTGGGACAAACCAAAGTTCTTAAGATGATACAAAGAGGTATCATTAAAGATGTATTTGATGAAAAATCAGTACCTGACAAGAAGGACGATAAAGGTCAATATGTTCCGGTTGCCGAAGACCAAAAAGATAGAATTGGTGCAAACCATATCTTAGGTGTAAAGACATTCTTTGCAGAAAAGGGCTTTGATCGAGTAGAACTTTCTCCTCCGCATGAGTATATCATCAAAGGTAAAGCTCGGCAAATTTCGGTTTGGGTTTTAGGAAGAAAATTCAGACATACACTTTTTGCAAAATTCAGAGATTATAAAGGCAACACTCACAATATCAGATTAGGTAGACTAGATTTCTTTGGATGGAGAAAATTAACTGCTCCAATCCCAGGATACGTTCCACAAAGCACAAGATATTCTTTATTAGATAAGAACATTCACTTTGTTTCTTTGTTTGTTGCAAGTGATGTGCATGAAGTTGCTGGTGATTTTTATTTCTATGTTGATGATTTAGAAGTGAGATCTGATAAGTATGATATGATTTATCCT
- a CDS encoding methionine adenosyltransferase produces the protein MSLNDFIFTSESVSEGHPDKVCDQISDAILDAFLAQDPKSRVACESLVTTNLVVVAGEITSNGKIDAQEIVRGVINKIGYNDIAMGFDAEFAVVQTHIHKQSPDISQGVTEGQGLFKEQGAGDQGLMFGFAIDETKELMPMPIQYSHALMKKLADLRHGKKLKFLRPDAKSQVTVIYQNGKPVAVDTVVISTQHTPEAKHKQIKEAVIEECIKKVIPANLLKKTKYFINPTGIFIIGGPHGDTGLTGRKIIVDTYGGYGRHGGGAFSGKDPSKVDRSAAYMGRYIAKNIVAAGLASKCEVQLAYAIGVAEPVSVLVDTFGTSKIPDSEIVKRVKANFRLTPRGIIETLGLLEKGRIYSDTASYGHFGRTGETFTWEKTDKAEALKG, from the coding sequence ATGTCGTTGAATGATTTTATCTTTACCTCCGAGTCTGTTTCTGAAGGTCACCCTGACAAAGTATGTGATCAAATTTCTGATGCAATTTTAGATGCATTTCTAGCGCAAGATCCTAAATCAAGAGTTGCTTGCGAGTCATTAGTAACCACTAATTTAGTCGTTGTAGCTGGCGAAATCACAAGCAACGGAAAGATTGATGCCCAAGAAATTGTAAGAGGTGTTATCAACAAAATAGGTTATAATGATATAGCGATGGGATTTGATGCCGAATTTGCAGTAGTCCAAACTCACATTCACAAACAAAGCCCAGATATCTCGCAAGGCGTAACAGAAGGTCAAGGTTTATTTAAAGAGCAGGGCGCTGGTGATCAGGGATTAATGTTTGGATTTGCAATTGACGAAACAAAAGAATTAATGCCAATGCCAATCCAATACTCTCATGCACTCATGAAAAAATTGGCAGACTTAAGACATGGAAAGAAATTAAAATTTCTTCGCCCTGACGCAAAATCGCAAGTAACCGTAATTTACCAAAATGGTAAACCTGTTGCTGTGGATACTGTTGTAATTTCTACTCAACATACTCCAGAAGCAAAACATAAACAAATTAAAGAAGCAGTTATTGAAGAGTGCATTAAAAAAGTGATTCCTGCAAATCTTCTTAAAAAAACAAAATACTTCATCAATCCGACAGGCATATTCATCATTGGTGGTCCTCATGGTGATACTGGTTTAACAGGAAGAAAAATTATTGTCGATACATACGGTGGATATGGTAGACATGGCGGTGGTGCTTTCTCAGGAAAAGATCCTTCTAAAGTTGACCGATCTGCAGCTTATATGGGACGTTATATCGCCAAAAACATAGTAGCCGCTGGTCTTGCATCCAAATGTGAAGTTCAATTAGCTTATGCGATTGGTGTTGCCGAGCCTGTGTCTGTATTAGTAGACACATTTGGAACTTCTAAAATCCCTGATTCTGAAATTGTAAAACGTGTTAAAGCAAATTTTCGATTAACTCCAAGAGGAATTATTGAAACGTTAGGCTTACTTGAAAAAGGAAGAATTTATTCTGATACTGCAAGCTATGGTCACTTCGGCAGAACGGGCGAAACATTTACTTGGGAAAAAACTGATAAAGCAGAGGCACTTAAAGGCTAA
- the ftsH gene encoding ATP-dependent zinc metalloprotease FtsH, whose product MNKNLKQVGFILLIILFVLYGLYNSEKRENKVEEISYSDFLNMIEPADGIKPIGKIIINPEGKTKKLITIDKEVIEGWFEDAKDKRVKPFRTIVAPLTTDVLGKLRKSNLTFVAKSTEENRFLNAITAIIPWLLIIGVVWFIMMKQIQSTGNKAFSFGKSKAKMNMDPKVKVTFADVAGCDEAKTELSEMIDFLKDPKKFQAIGARIPTGVLLVGPPGTGKTLLARAVAGESGVPFFSISGSDFVEMFVGVGASRVRDLFEQGKKNAPCIIFIDEIDAVGRLRGAGLGGGHDEREQTLNQMLVEMDGFEANEGVIVIAATNRADVLDPALLRPGRFDRQVIVDLPDVKGREAILNVHTKKVPLTSDISLNSIARGTPGFTGADLSNLINEAALLAARRNKKRVTQDELEDARDKVMMGPERKSFFITEKEKEVIAYHEAGHAILATLLPYTEPVHKVTIIPRGRALGLTQSLPAEEKHIHPKNYWLDQIVMAMGGFIAEELRFGNTSTGSSNDIQHATNIARKMVCEWGMSEKLGTVNYNGANDQVFVGRDMGHASNKYYSEQFAALIDEEVRAIVQTSLNKGRDLAKKNFKKLEQIAKALLSQEIITHEELMAIVSPANPKGGSSEKTSKSAKSNGELNPALT is encoded by the coding sequence ATTAATAAGAATCTTAAGCAGGTAGGTTTTATCCTCCTGATTATTTTATTTGTCCTCTATGGTCTATACAATAGTGAGAAACGAGAAAACAAAGTAGAGGAAATTTCTTATTCCGACTTTTTAAATATGATCGAGCCAGCAGACGGCATTAAACCAATTGGAAAAATTATCATCAACCCAGAAGGGAAAACAAAAAAACTGATCACCATAGATAAAGAAGTTATCGAAGGCTGGTTTGAAGATGCAAAGGATAAACGTGTAAAACCTTTCAGAACGATAGTCGCTCCACTCACTACAGACGTATTGGGAAAACTTCGTAAATCCAATCTTACATTTGTTGCTAAGTCCACAGAAGAAAATCGTTTTTTAAATGCGATAACAGCGATTATCCCCTGGCTTCTTATCATTGGTGTAGTTTGGTTCATCATGATGAAACAAATTCAATCTACAGGCAACAAAGCATTTAGCTTCGGAAAGAGCAAAGCAAAGATGAACATGGATCCAAAAGTCAAAGTAACTTTCGCTGATGTAGCTGGTTGCGATGAGGCTAAGACCGAATTATCCGAGATGATAGACTTTTTAAAAGATCCAAAAAAATTCCAAGCAATCGGCGCTCGTATTCCTACAGGTGTATTATTAGTAGGTCCTCCCGGCACAGGTAAAACGTTATTAGCCCGTGCGGTTGCCGGAGAATCAGGAGTTCCATTTTTTAGCATTTCTGGATCTGACTTCGTAGAAATGTTTGTAGGGGTTGGAGCTTCTAGAGTTCGTGATTTATTTGAGCAAGGAAAGAAAAACGCACCTTGTATTATTTTCATCGATGAGATTGATGCTGTAGGTCGCTTACGCGGCGCAGGACTTGGCGGTGGACATGATGAAAGAGAGCAAACACTCAATCAAATGCTTGTTGAAATGGATGGCTTTGAGGCTAACGAAGGGGTAATCGTAATTGCTGCAACCAATAGAGCTGACGTTCTTGACCCTGCCCTACTTCGTCCCGGTCGTTTTGACAGACAGGTAATTGTTGATTTGCCAGACGTGAAAGGAAGAGAAGCAATTCTAAATGTTCACACCAAAAAAGTTCCACTTACAAGTGATATTTCTCTTAACTCTATCGCTCGTGGAACCCCTGGATTTACAGGAGCAGATCTTTCTAATTTGATTAATGAAGCAGCCCTTCTTGCAGCTCGCAGAAATAAAAAACGAGTCACGCAAGATGAACTAGAAGATGCACGCGACAAAGTAATGATGGGACCGGAAAGAAAGTCTTTCTTTATCACTGAGAAAGAAAAAGAAGTGATTGCTTATCATGAAGCAGGTCATGCAATTCTTGCAACTCTACTTCCTTATACCGAGCCTGTGCACAAAGTCACCATTATCCCCCGCGGTCGTGCTTTAGGATTAACTCAGTCTTTACCTGCTGAAGAAAAGCATATTCATCCAAAGAATTATTGGTTGGATCAAATCGTAATGGCAATGGGTGGCTTTATTGCAGAAGAATTACGTTTTGGAAATACATCTACTGGTTCTAGCAATGACATTCAACATGCAACAAACATTGCACGCAAGATGGTATGCGAATGGGGCATGTCCGAAAAGTTAGGAACAGTAAACTACAATGGGGCTAACGACCAAGTATTCGTTGGTAGAGATATGGGTCATGCGTCTAATAAGTATTATTCGGAACAATTTGCCGCTTTAATTGATGAAGAAGTTAGAGCCATTGTGCAAACTAGCCTAAACAAAGGTCGTGATCTAGCCAAAAAGAATTTCAAGAAATTAGAGCAAATAGCGAAAGCCCTCCTTTCTCAAGAAATTATTACACATGAGGAGTTAATGGCAATCGTTTCTCCTGCAAACCCTAAAGGTGGAAGCAGTGAAAAAACTTCTAAGTCTGCAAAATCTAATGGAGAGTTGAATCCAGCTTTAACCTAA